In Aegilops tauschii subsp. strangulata cultivar AL8/78 chromosome 3, Aet v6.0, whole genome shotgun sequence, one genomic interval encodes:
- the LOC109746977 gene encoding glutathione transferase GST 23: MEGRSDAAAMSSEPVRLIGCFGSPVVHRAELALRLKGVPYELVEEDLNNKSDLLLTHNPVHKTVPVLLHGDLSIPESLVIVEYVDEAFSGPPLLPVEPLARANARFWARFLEEEFKKPLWIALWTDGEPQAAAARETKANLTLLEAQLPEGKRFFGGDAIGFLDIAVGGALAHWMGVVEEMAGVRLLTEEDHPALCRWARAYRADETVRQCLPDRDRVLAALAARKDLYVSIAKAMAAQK, encoded by the exons ATGGAGGGGAGGAGCGACGCCGCCGCGATGTCGTCGGAGCCGGTGAGGCTCATCGGCTGCTTCGGCAGCCCGGTCGTCCACCGCGCCGAGCTGGCCCTACGCCTCAAGGGCGTCCCCTACGAGCTCGTCGAGGAGGACCTCAACAACAAGAGCGACCTGCTGCTCACGCACAACCCCGTCCACAAGACGGTTCCCGTGCTCCTCCACGGCGACCTCTCCATCCCGGAGTCGCTCGTCATCGTCGAGTACGTCGACGAGGCCTTCTCCGGCCCGCCGCTCCTTCCCGTCGAACCCCTCGCCCGCGCCAACGCCCGCTTCTGGGCAAGATTCCTCGAAGAGGAG TTCAAGAAGCCTTTGTGGATTGCGCTGTGGACGGACGGCGAgccgcaggcggcggcggcgagggagacgAAGGCGAACCTGACGCTGCTGGAGGCGCAGCTGCCGGAGGGGAAGAGGTTCTTCGGCGGCGACGCCATCGGCTTCCTCGACATCGCCGTCGGCGGGGCGCTCGCGCACTGGATGGGGGTGGTCGAGGAGATGGCCGGCGTGCGGCTGCTCACCGAAGAGGACCACCCGGCGCTGTGCCGCTGGGCGAGGGCGTACAGGGCCGACGAGACCGTGCGGCAGTGCCTCCCGGACAGGGACCGCGTGCTCGCCGCCTTGGCTGCGAGGAAGGACCTCTATGTCTCCATTGCCAAGGCCATGGCTGCACAGAAGTAG